In Chloracidobacterium sp., the following proteins share a genomic window:
- a CDS encoding histone deacetylase has product MRTALIHHAIYEKHDTGVGHPETPQRYTAVMDALREDGQLWPNLNEITPEKASKGVIQAAHTPQHFKRVESAFENGYDRLDADTTISPESFDASLFAAGGAIAGVDAVMQCEAENAFVVVRPPGHHATAERAMGFCLFNNVAIAAKYAQNQYKEIDRVAIIDWDVHHGNGTQGIFYNDATVFFFSMHQYPWYPGTGSRGETGHGRGLGTTMNVPVRAETRSDEQKRMFEAAVWDIGKEFKPDLIMISAGFDAHLTDPLGQLRLEDEDFVSMTATLKEWASETCSGRIISCLEGGYNLEMLGQTVRNHVAELSR; this is encoded by the coding sequence TACGAAAAGCACGACACCGGCGTCGGACATCCCGAAACGCCGCAACGGTACACGGCCGTGATGGATGCTCTCCGAGAGGATGGACAGCTCTGGCCAAACCTGAACGAGATCACGCCGGAAAAGGCGTCAAAAGGTGTCATCCAGGCGGCCCATACGCCGCAGCACTTCAAGCGTGTCGAAAGCGCCTTTGAGAACGGTTACGACCGTTTGGACGCCGACACGACGATCTCGCCGGAATCCTTCGACGCCTCGTTGTTTGCTGCCGGCGGAGCGATTGCGGGCGTCGATGCCGTGATGCAGTGCGAGGCAGAGAATGCGTTCGTTGTCGTTCGCCCGCCGGGCCATCATGCGACGGCAGAACGCGCGATGGGATTTTGCTTGTTCAATAATGTCGCCATCGCCGCCAAATACGCTCAAAACCAATACAAAGAGATCGACCGCGTCGCGATCATCGATTGGGACGTCCATCACGGAAACGGCACGCAGGGCATTTTTTACAACGACGCCACGGTTTTCTTTTTCTCGATGCATCAGTATCCGTGGTATCCGGGAACCGGCAGCCGGGGCGAGACAGGCCACGGACGAGGGCTTGGGACGACGATGAATGTGCCAGTCCGGGCCGAAACACGCTCCGATGAGCAAAAGCGAATGTTCGAGGCGGCGGTCTGGGATATCGGCAAAGAGTTCAAACCGGACCTGATAATGATCTCAGCAGGTTTTGACGCTCATCTCACGGATCCGCTCGGGCAACTTCGGCTCGAGGATGAAGATTTTGTTTCGATGACCGCGACGCTCAAGGAATGGGCATCTGAGACGTGCTCGGGACGCATCATCTCGTGTCTGGAAGGTGGTTATAACCTGGAGATGCTCGGCCAGACCGTGAGAAACCATGTTGCCGAGTTAAGTCGATAG
- a CDS encoding zinc-ribbon domain containing protein yields the protein MPDIEIPCVQCKEIFIFSEKDQEIYYQRNMMQPQRCPRCRSKKAALREDAPKRYEIVCDHCGKHDTVPFQPKTGRSVLCKDCYESSRSRARNA from the coding sequence ATGCCGGACATCGAGATACCGTGCGTTCAGTGCAAAGAGATCTTCATTTTTAGCGAAAAGGACCAGGAGATCTACTACCAGCGCAACATGATGCAGCCGCAGCGTTGCCCGCGGTGCCGTTCAAAAAAAGCCGCGTTGCGCGAGGACGCACCAAAACGTTACGAGATCGTCTGCGACCATTGCGGCAAGCACGACACCGTGCCCTTCCAGCCAAAGACCGGCCGATCTGTCCTTTGCAAGGATTGCTACGAATCCAGTCGCTCGCGCGCGAGAAACGCCTGA